The Vibrio nitrifigilis genome window below encodes:
- a CDS encoding glutathione S-transferase family protein, which translates to MQLYGRRTAFNVQKVLWLLGELELDFESIQVGGEFGGLDKPEFAALNPMQKVPVLIDGEKVVWESHTVLRYLAAQYGGVKWYANDAYQRSLYERWMDWAHCTFQPAFMDLFWGYYRMPESKRDHTQIERALASCKTCLEKINQPLGHHAFIAGHQISLADITLGAIIFRLVNQGLEIKLPANVQRWYAELKQRPAYQSAIMSDFSSLKAREDY; encoded by the coding sequence ATGCAGTTATATGGAAGAAGAACGGCGTTCAACGTCCAAAAAGTGTTGTGGCTATTGGGTGAACTGGAGTTAGATTTTGAATCTATTCAAGTCGGCGGTGAGTTTGGTGGGCTTGATAAACCAGAGTTTGCTGCGCTAAATCCGATGCAAAAAGTACCCGTATTGATTGATGGTGAAAAAGTTGTATGGGAGTCGCACACCGTTTTACGTTATTTAGCCGCGCAATATGGTGGTGTGAAATGGTATGCCAATGATGCGTATCAACGTTCATTGTATGAACGTTGGATGGATTGGGCGCATTGTACTTTCCAGCCTGCTTTTATGGATCTCTTTTGGGGATATTATCGGATGCCGGAAAGTAAGCGTGATCATACGCAAATTGAGCGTGCTTTGGCTAGCTGCAAGACATGTTTAGAAAAAATTAATCAACCACTTGGTCATCACGCTTTTATCGCAGGACATCAGATTTCATTGGCCGATATTACGCTTGGAGCGATTATATTTCGTCTCGTGAACCAAGGATTAGAGATAAAATTGCCAGCGAATGTTCAGCGTTGGTATGCAGAACTAAAGCAACGCCCAGCATATCAATCGGCCATTATGTCTGATTTTTCATCGTTAAAGGCAAGAGAAGATTATTAA
- a CDS encoding riboflavin synthase, which produces MFTGLVQSVAKVTGVSQVDGGVQFTLQCHHDFYRGLCFGADVVIDGVRFMVVDCLDNDSAVFELLSADFYSTTLCLCDIGSIVHVSLAQESLQDDKIRLLKGDIDFQAQIIDVSYHEQRYSLMLSFPVAWKRYIFVGGYLAVNGASVTITQVDEQEGWFSVHSAMNGARVPLFEHKFSGDSVNIEVIRGSEQAVSALEESLSEVLGELYPAVGKLLNLQGIDMNYLACRARAKMLDTLEDA; this is translated from the coding sequence ATGTTCACAGGTCTCGTGCAATCCGTGGCTAAAGTAACGGGTGTTAGCCAAGTGGATGGTGGTGTGCAATTTACGTTGCAATGTCATCACGATTTTTATCGAGGTTTATGTTTTGGTGCTGATGTGGTCATAGACGGGGTACGATTTATGGTCGTTGATTGTCTAGATAACGATAGCGCAGTATTCGAATTGTTATCCGCCGATTTTTATTCCACCACATTATGCTTATGTGATATAGGCTCTATCGTGCATGTTTCATTGGCTCAAGAGTCGCTGCAAGACGATAAGATACGCCTACTCAAAGGTGATATCGACTTTCAAGCCCAGATCATTGATGTTTCGTATCACGAGCAAAGATATAGCTTGATGCTTAGTTTTCCAGTTGCTTGGAAACGGTATATTTTTGTTGGTGGCTACCTGGCTGTCAATGGTGCTAGTGTGACGATTACTCAAGTTGATGAACAAGAAGGATGGTTTAGTGTTCATTCGGCCATGAACGGGGCTAGAGTTCCTTTGTTTGAACATAAGTTTTCGGGTGATAGTGTCAATATTGAGGTGATCCGAGGTTCAGAACAAGCGGTAAGCGCGCTTGAAGAGTCGTTAAGTGAAGTGCTCGGAGAGCTCTATCCTGCCGTTGGTAAATTGCTTAATTTACAAGGTATTGATATGAACTATTTGGCATGTCGCGCGCGAGCTAAAATGCTCGACACACTTGAAGATGCCTAA
- a CDS encoding GNAT family N-acetyltransferase has protein sequence MNITIDSSPQDRDINVIYQGLSSYHATSFPNAQEQNLACYLRDEQGNIVGGVTGSLLYTSFYIKFLWLPETLRGLGYGRQLMIALEKTIMKQGVTHIFVDTFSNQAPNFYLKLDYIETGRLPHFPMYDVDRIYFSKAL, from the coding sequence ATGAATATTACTATCGACTCAAGCCCTCAAGATCGAGATATTAATGTCATCTATCAAGGGTTATCTTCATACCATGCCACGAGTTTTCCCAATGCTCAAGAACAGAACCTAGCCTGTTATCTACGAGATGAGCAAGGTAATATTGTAGGTGGAGTGACGGGGTCACTTTTGTATACTAGCTTCTATATTAAATTTCTTTGGTTGCCTGAAACTCTACGTGGATTAGGGTATGGCCGCCAATTAATGATCGCTTTAGAAAAAACAATCATGAAACAAGGTGTAACCCATATCTTTGTGGATACCTTTTCTAATCAAGCGCCCAATTTTTATTTAAAGTTGGATTATATCGAGACAGGTCGATTGCCTCACTTCCCTATGTATGACGTTGATAGAATTTACTTTTCCAAAGCGTTGTGA
- a CDS encoding DUF4174 domain-containing protein: MKIIKAVSLLCLGLISGSAVAAPLADLNQLRWQHRIILVDETTQQNNAQALLKRLNNDVEDRDVVWFVFQKNQTLTNYSGTVSAQLFTQAKTSYGLGNHSVILVGKDGGVKTRLDYLGLKELFGDIDRMPMRISEMRQK, from the coding sequence ATGAAGATTATCAAAGCCGTCAGTCTATTGTGTTTAGGACTTATCAGTGGTTCTGCTGTCGCCGCGCCACTCGCTGATTTGAACCAACTTCGCTGGCAGCATCGAATTATTCTAGTCGATGAAACCACACAACAAAATAATGCTCAGGCCTTACTAAAACGCTTAAACAATGATGTTGAAGACAGAGATGTGGTGTGGTTTGTGTTTCAGAAAAACCAAACCTTAACTAATTATTCTGGCACAGTGTCTGCCCAATTATTTACGCAAGCCAAAACGAGTTACGGACTAGGGAACCACTCAGTTATTCTGGTTGGTAAGGATGGTGGTGTAAAAACTCGTTTAGATTATTTGGGGTTGAAAGAATTGTTTGGTGATATTGATCGGATGCCAATGAGAATAAGTGAGATGCGACAAAAATAG
- a CDS encoding GNAT family N-acetyltransferase, whose protein sequence is MIKITTPRLTMRSILQEDRTLFFDLHSDHRVIERCFDPMDEQAIEEKFAGRVVPWELTSGDWLSLVIIENETGNKVGITGFKYENNIAELGYLLLPKFYGHGYCSETLTELLNWAYETHKISDFKAVVTEGNVASESVLKKCNFILDEIIPQNYQIGGCYFDDHIYIKKHTL, encoded by the coding sequence ATGATAAAAATAACAACGCCTAGATTAACAATGAGAAGTATTTTACAAGAAGATAGGACCTTGTTTTTTGATTTACACAGTGATCACAGAGTCATTGAACGTTGCTTTGATCCTATGGATGAACAAGCCATCGAGGAAAAATTTGCTGGGCGTGTGGTACCTTGGGAGTTAACGTCTGGGGATTGGTTGAGTTTAGTGATTATTGAAAATGAAACCGGAAATAAAGTGGGTATTACTGGGTTCAAGTATGAAAATAATATTGCGGAATTAGGGTATTTATTACTCCCTAAATTTTATGGTCATGGTTACTGTTCTGAAACATTAACTGAGTTATTAAATTGGGCATATGAAACCCATAAAATTAGTGACTTTAAAGCGGTAGTAACAGAAGGTAATGTGGCTTCTGAAAGTGTATTAAAAAAATGCAATTTTATTCTGGATGAGATTATTCCACAGAACTATCAAATCGGTGGTTGCTATTTTGATGACCATATTTATATTAAAAAACATACGCTATAG
- a CDS encoding GNAT family N-acetyltransferase, whose product MAALSVSSDPDKLDVLMIHQYLTHSQWAQGISLDIVKCSIKNSLCFGLYQGEQQIGFARIISDYATFAYLGDVFILEPYRGLGGSHLLLDAILSHPDLQGLRRYLLITSTAADLYARYGFSSVPNPEGYMQIYQPYQ is encoded by the coding sequence ATGGCGGCACTAAGCGTAAGCAGTGATCCAGATAAACTTGATGTGTTAATGATTCACCAATATTTAACCCATAGCCAATGGGCACAAGGTATCAGCCTCGATATCGTTAAATGTTCAATAAAAAACTCCCTGTGTTTTGGTCTTTACCAAGGCGAACAACAAATTGGTTTTGCCCGTATTATTTCTGATTATGCGACGTTTGCGTATTTGGGCGATGTATTCATCCTTGAACCATATCGAGGGTTAGGTGGCTCCCATTTATTACTCGATGCCATTCTATCTCATCCAGATTTACAGGGATTAAGACGCTATTTGTTGATTACCTCAACCGCCGCTGATTTATATGCAAGATATGGATTCTCTTCTGTACCAAACCCAGAAGGTTACATGCAAATATATCAGCCTTATCAATAA
- a CDS encoding LysE family translocator, giving the protein MTLHTIILFTIACLSINLIPGPDVIYIVSNTMKGRMVAGMKAALGLGVGYLFHTLAACLGLSALILSSAVAFTAVKWLGAFYLAYLGVKSLYAMYRGQSTLTISDSGKSSHSNVFKQGVIVSVLNPKVALFFLSFLPQFIDVSTQNTSEQLFVLGLWFSVLATLCNVTYAVMGSWLLRSSHAQRFSRVLEGISGGLLLGLATKIAFSEK; this is encoded by the coding sequence CTGACACTTCATACGATTATTTTATTTACCATTGCCTGTTTGTCCATCAACTTGATTCCTGGGCCAGACGTTATCTACATTGTCTCGAATACAATGAAAGGTAGGATGGTTGCAGGCATGAAAGCCGCCTTAGGGCTAGGTGTTGGTTATCTATTTCATACATTAGCCGCTTGTTTGGGGTTGTCTGCTCTTATTCTCAGCTCTGCTGTCGCTTTTACTGCGGTGAAATGGCTTGGCGCGTTTTACCTTGCTTACCTTGGCGTTAAATCGTTATATGCGATGTATCGAGGGCAATCGACATTAACGATTTCTGATTCAGGTAAGTCCAGTCATAGTAATGTGTTCAAGCAAGGTGTTATTGTGAGTGTGTTAAACCCAAAAGTGGCGTTGTTCTTTTTATCTTTTTTGCCGCAATTTATTGATGTATCGACCCAAAATACTTCTGAACAACTGTTCGTTTTGGGTTTGTGGTTTAGTGTGTTGGCGACCTTGTGCAATGTGACCTACGCGGTGATGGGAAGTTGGTTATTGCGTTCATCACATGCGCAGCGTTTTTCTCGGGTGCTAGAAGGCATATCTGGTGGTTTGCTGTTGGGATTAGCCACCAAAATTGCATTCAGTGAAAAGTAA
- a CDS encoding GNAT family N-acetyltransferase, giving the protein MQIRNVTATDITAIVDIYNQYILNTVITFEEEIVDEQIMEMRIDKVLQTGLPWLVVEENGKLLGYAYAHLWRERSAYRFSVEPSIYLDPTATGKGLGKAIYQALLVRLKQLGKRNVIGVVTLPNVASERLHESLGFKKVGEFEHVGYKHERWLSVGYYQLTFPEHLHDH; this is encoded by the coding sequence ATGCAAATTAGAAACGTAACAGCGACAGATATTACAGCAATTGTTGATATTTATAATCAGTATATTTTAAATACAGTAATAACCTTTGAAGAAGAAATTGTTGATGAGCAGATCATGGAAATGCGTATCGACAAAGTTTTGCAAACAGGGTTACCGTGGTTAGTTGTAGAAGAAAATGGGAAGTTATTAGGCTACGCATACGCCCACTTATGGCGTGAACGGTCCGCGTATCGTTTTTCAGTAGAGCCATCTATTTATCTCGATCCTACAGCGACAGGTAAAGGGCTAGGTAAAGCCATTTATCAAGCATTGCTTGTTCGCTTAAAGCAGTTGGGTAAACGTAATGTCATTGGTGTCGTGACGTTGCCAAATGTTGCAAGTGAGCGTTTACATGAATCTCTAGGCTTTAAAAAAGTCGGCGAATTTGAGCATGTCGGCTATAAACACGAACGCTGGCTATCTGTCGGTTACTATCAACTTACTTTCCCTGAGCATTTACATGACCATTGA
- a CDS encoding GNAT family N-acetyltransferase, whose amino-acid sequence MTIEFIKIIDSLDPYVDDLQVLLTDSVNGGASVGFIAPIQPSESISYWKDVAEDIKGNSRLLWVAVEEGSVVGAVQLSLTYKPNGKHRGEVEKLMVHTTMRGKGIAKQLLASLETYAKEIGLRLLVLDTRLGDVASLLYCKVGYIEAGQIPEFAKSSDGELAATVYFYKLLPSQ is encoded by the coding sequence ATGACCATTGAATTCATAAAGATTATCGACTCACTTGATCCCTATGTTGATGACCTGCAAGTATTATTGACAGATAGTGTTAATGGCGGCGCTTCTGTAGGTTTTATTGCTCCTATTCAGCCTAGTGAATCAATCAGTTACTGGAAAGATGTTGCAGAAGATATTAAGGGAAATTCCCGCCTCCTTTGGGTTGCGGTCGAGGAGGGGAGTGTTGTTGGTGCTGTTCAGCTGTCTTTGACTTATAAACCCAATGGCAAACATAGAGGTGAGGTAGAAAAGCTCATGGTGCATACCACTATGCGAGGCAAGGGGATTGCAAAGCAGTTACTTGCGAGTTTAGAAACCTACGCGAAAGAGATAGGGCTGCGGTTATTGGTCCTAGATACCCGCTTAGGGGACGTCGCTTCGTTGTTGTATTGTAAAGTGGGGTACATAGAAGCCGGACAAATACCTGAATTTGCAAAAAGCTCTGATGGAGAGCTTGCTGCAACCGTCTATTTCTACAAGCTGTTGCCGAGTCAATAG
- a CDS encoding SulP family inorganic anion transporter, whose translation MFFSRMFNRHSVAWLNPTTLKDDFWAGLTGAVLVLPQGIAYAIIAGLPPQVGLYTSIISGTLAAIFGSSKHMISGPTAALSMVLATSLAALHNVNNASILSLVALITLMIGVIQLALAVLKVGRLVDVISHTVIQGFTSGAAVLIAASQFKYLLGIEVSSSPTLIGYLSAIWQGIGQTNITVLSIGGITVVSALIWKRYIKKVPYLLGSMIIGSTVCYFIAPTTSAPIPMVTALSGSLPTLTLPEFSSSLLSQLLPAATAIAFLGLIEAASISRSIALRSKQKVEGNREFIGQGISNLVGAFFSCYPSSGSFTRSGGNFDSGAKTPIASVISGLFVLIVMLLLPGMTQYIPMSVMAAGIMVIAWNLFDIKGIVSAIGKSRSELLIFAGTFFCILFIKLEYAIYVGIGLSYLVFLSNTVLPKLTEVAPIERHGKRELRKVERYHLEECPKIKILRVEGALYFGSTTYVQNILHEYAKNGITHCILVMRGVNFIDLSGEHFLLDNMNNPQGECRVLPCSLLGFVIDNLKIRELSQAFLDKPTAVTAENSIRVAVEGVDNEVCKTCTKRIFNECQSKPGPKGQP comes from the coding sequence ATGTTTTTTTCTCGTATGTTTAATCGTCACTCAGTCGCCTGGCTTAATCCTACTACGCTAAAAGACGACTTTTGGGCTGGTTTAACAGGCGCTGTATTAGTATTACCACAAGGTATTGCTTACGCTATTATTGCGGGCTTACCCCCACAAGTTGGTTTATATACCTCCATCATTTCTGGTACGTTAGCGGCTATCTTTGGTAGTTCGAAACACATGATTTCAGGGCCAACAGCGGCGTTATCTATGGTGCTCGCAACATCGCTAGCCGCATTACACAATGTGAATAATGCTTCGATATTGTCATTAGTCGCGTTGATTACGTTAATGATTGGTGTTATCCAATTAGCGCTCGCTGTATTAAAAGTAGGGCGATTGGTTGATGTTATTTCCCATACGGTTATTCAAGGATTTACTTCGGGTGCTGCTGTTTTGATTGCCGCGAGTCAATTCAAATATTTACTCGGTATCGAGGTCTCCTCTTCGCCAACATTAATCGGGTATTTATCAGCAATATGGCAAGGAATAGGGCAAACTAACATCACGGTATTATCGATTGGCGGGATTACCGTTGTGAGCGCACTTATCTGGAAACGCTATATCAAAAAGGTTCCCTATCTTTTAGGGTCAATGATCATTGGTTCAACCGTGTGTTATTTTATCGCCCCTACAACGTCAGCACCTATCCCTATGGTGACCGCTTTGTCGGGTAGTTTACCTACATTGACACTGCCTGAATTCTCATCAAGTTTACTGTCTCAATTACTTCCAGCGGCGACAGCCATTGCCTTTTTAGGGTTGATTGAAGCGGCGTCTATTTCACGTTCGATTGCTCTGCGTTCTAAGCAAAAAGTAGAGGGTAATAGGGAGTTTATTGGTCAGGGGATCTCAAATTTGGTGGGGGCTTTTTTTAGTTGTTATCCCAGCTCCGGTTCTTTCACACGCTCCGGAGGGAATTTTGATTCTGGGGCAAAAACACCCATCGCTAGTGTCATTTCCGGACTTTTTGTGCTTATCGTAATGTTGTTACTACCGGGAATGACTCAATATATTCCGATGTCTGTTATGGCTGCTGGGATCATGGTTATTGCATGGAATTTATTCGATATTAAAGGGATAGTCAGTGCAATCGGTAAAAGCCGCTCTGAGTTGCTCATTTTTGCAGGCACCTTTTTTTGTATACTGTTTATCAAATTGGAATACGCTATCTATGTGGGCATAGGGTTATCCTATTTAGTGTTTCTTTCAAACACCGTGTTACCAAAACTGACTGAAGTTGCGCCAATCGAAAGACATGGTAAACGTGAGCTCCGTAAAGTTGAACGCTATCATTTAGAGGAGTGTCCCAAGATAAAAATTTTGCGGGTAGAGGGGGCGCTTTATTTTGGGTCTACAACGTACGTACAAAATATCCTACATGAGTATGCAAAGAACGGTATTACTCACTGTATTTTGGTTATGCGCGGCGTTAATTTTATCGATTTATCCGGTGAACATTTTTTGTTAGACAATATGAACAATCCCCAAGGGGAGTGCCGCGTTTTGCCTTGCTCTTTGCTCGGCTTTGTTATCGATAATCTTAAAATTCGCGAGTTAAGTCAGGCATTCTTGGATAAACCGACCGCTGTTACGGCTGAGAATTCAATAAGGGTGGCTGTCGAAGGGGTAGATAATGAGGTGTGTAAAACGTGTACCAAACGGATATTTAACGAATGCCAATCTAAGCCAGGCCCCAAGGGACAGCCGTAA
- a CDS encoding sugar porter family MFS transporter produces MCCHAQPLIQNIIDSATFPPSRRYLLQNSRKKQESVMSVMKSYNFKYIIMICGVAALGGLLFGYDTAVISGAINPIKHYFDLSSVGVGWAVSNVAIGCIIGAFVSGALAARVGRKKALVIAALLFTISALGASLVDSFTWFIIYRMIGGLAVGLASAISPMYMSEVSPRQIRGRALSMQNFAIVGGQVVIFIVNFMIAKGASQAWLTDMGWRVMIGSEVIPCVAFCIFVLFIPESPRWLVMVNRSKEARKILKKIGGKEYADNMLQAIEESLQEDSKSKNSQPSARDLIKQSRFWLFAFLGCTVAVIQQSSGVNVMMYFAPVVLEKVTGNTETAMFMTIWIGVFQLIGTVIGSMLMDKLGRLPLLKVGSIGAVVGLTVTAFFMYHSAGLTGDAAIQSGYFTLFGMLIFMLFFSFSWGLGAWIVISEIFPNRMRSAGMSLAITAMWVSNFVIGLVFPVLNENPWLNEHFHGAAPMGMFAVIMVLATWFIYRFLPETKGVQLEKMEDHVMKHLNRDKKSRLSASNTPRWQNNRLRTGE; encoded by the coding sequence ATGTGTTGTCACGCGCAACCTTTGATACAAAACATCATTGATAGCGCAACATTTCCCCCATCCAGACGATATCTACTCCAAAACTCTAGAAAGAAACAGGAGTCAGTTATGTCTGTAATGAAGAGTTATAATTTTAAGTACATTATTATGATCTGCGGAGTCGCTGCACTTGGTGGATTACTATTTGGTTACGATACCGCTGTTATTTCCGGTGCGATTAACCCGATTAAACACTATTTTGATTTAAGTTCTGTTGGTGTGGGTTGGGCAGTATCAAACGTCGCAATCGGTTGTATCATTGGTGCATTTGTCTCAGGCGCATTAGCCGCCCGAGTCGGTCGTAAAAAGGCGCTTGTTATCGCCGCCCTTCTTTTTACTATTTCCGCTTTAGGCGCGTCACTCGTCGATTCGTTTACATGGTTTATCATCTACCGCATGATCGGTGGTCTAGCTGTAGGACTAGCCTCTGCTATCTCACCCATGTACATGAGTGAAGTGTCACCACGTCAGATTCGTGGTCGAGCCCTGAGCATGCAAAACTTCGCCATTGTTGGTGGTCAAGTAGTTATCTTTATCGTGAACTTTATGATCGCCAAGGGTGCGTCACAAGCATGGTTAACCGATATGGGTTGGCGAGTCATGATCGGTTCAGAAGTAATCCCTTGTGTCGCCTTCTGCATCTTTGTTCTCTTTATTCCAGAATCGCCTCGATGGTTAGTGATGGTTAACCGCTCTAAAGAAGCAAGAAAGATTCTGAAAAAAATTGGCGGCAAAGAATACGCAGATAACATGCTGCAAGCGATTGAAGAATCTTTACAGGAAGACTCTAAATCCAAAAATTCACAACCATCTGCACGAGATCTTATCAAACAAAGTCGCTTTTGGTTGTTCGCATTCCTTGGTTGTACCGTCGCGGTAATTCAACAATCAAGCGGGGTTAACGTCATGATGTACTTCGCCCCAGTCGTATTAGAAAAAGTCACGGGTAATACCGAAACAGCGATGTTCATGACCATCTGGATTGGTGTATTCCAATTAATTGGTACCGTTATTGGCTCAATGCTGATGGATAAATTGGGTCGTTTACCGCTATTAAAAGTCGGCTCTATTGGTGCTGTTGTAGGTTTAACGGTCACCGCCTTCTTTATGTATCACTCAGCCGGTTTAACCGGCGATGCAGCCATCCAAAGTGGTTATTTCACTTTATTTGGTATGCTGATATTTATGCTGTTTTTCTCCTTCTCTTGGGGATTAGGAGCATGGATCGTGATTTCAGAAATTTTCCCGAACCGTATGCGTTCTGCAGGTATGTCTCTGGCAATCACGGCAATGTGGGTAAGTAACTTTGTGATCGGGTTAGTCTTCCCGGTTTTAAACGAAAACCCATGGCTAAACGAACACTTTCATGGTGCAGCACCGATGGGAATGTTCGCCGTCATCATGGTTTTAGCAACGTGGTTCATCTATCGATTCTTACCTGAAACCAAAGGGGTTCAGTTAGAAAAAATGGAAGATCATGTGATGAAGCACCTAAATCGAGACAAAAAATCTCGTCTATCTGCCTCAAATACGCCAAGATGGCAAAATAATCGTCTAAGAACAGGAGAATAA
- a CDS encoding class I SAM-dependent DNA methyltransferase, with protein MNSNDYFDSLAKEWDDNPHKVARASATVQAVKRLVIDTHTVIDFGCGTGLLGLQLASHFDHVHLADSSGNMLDVARQKIAHYKIENAVVHQISSLIQLDVKADAITVLMVLHHIPDTQTFFQHAFDRLQPSGVLIVGDLFTEDGSFHRHIKQFDGHNGFDTQQLIDLAIECGFSVTQCEHYFDVEIEDGADRRTYPMFLLVAQKPK; from the coding sequence ATGAATTCTAATGACTACTTCGATAGTTTAGCCAAAGAGTGGGATGATAATCCTCATAAAGTAGCGCGGGCTAGTGCAACTGTGCAAGCAGTTAAGCGTTTGGTGATCGATACTCACACAGTGATTGATTTTGGCTGTGGAACAGGCTTACTTGGTTTACAGCTGGCAAGTCATTTTGATCACGTTCATCTGGCTGATAGCTCTGGCAACATGTTGGATGTTGCGCGCCAAAAAATTGCACATTATAAAATCGAGAATGCTGTTGTTCATCAAATAAGCAGTCTCATTCAGTTAGATGTCAAAGCCGATGCCATTACTGTACTAATGGTGTTGCATCACATACCTGATACACAAACATTTTTTCAACATGCGTTCGATAGGTTACAACCCAGTGGGGTGTTGATTGTAGGCGATCTATTTACTGAGGATGGCTCTTTTCATCGGCATATCAAGCAATTTGATGGCCATAATGGTTTCGATACGCAACAATTGATTGATTTGGCGATAGAGTGTGGGTTTTCCGTCACTCAATGTGAACACTATTTTGATGTCGAGATTGAAGATGGAGCAGACAGACGTACTTATCCCATGTTTTTATTGGTAGCGCAGAAGCCTAAATAA
- the cspE gene encoding transcription antiterminator/RNA stability regulator CspE — translation MSAKVTGSVKWFNETKGFGFISQDNGGSDVFVHFRSIVSDGFKTLAEGQRVSFNVEQGQKGPQASEVTPL, via the coding sequence ATGTCTGCGAAAGTAACTGGTTCTGTAAAATGGTTCAACGAAACTAAAGGTTTTGGTTTTATCTCTCAAGACAACGGCGGCAGCGACGTATTCGTACACTTCCGTTCAATCGTTTCTGACGGTTTCAAAACTCTTGCTGAAGGCCAACGTGTAAGCTTCAACGTTGAGCAAGGCCAGAAAGGCCCACAAGCATCAGAAGTTACTCCTCTGTAA
- a CDS encoding GNAT family N-acetyltransferase — translation MRFIPFKMSEYQHAYPWFRAGLFDVIDQALGWDEEFQYERFHKNLPCHWFYWVRDDTENEAVICYHHDKETLHLHLLVVPEANQKQGIGFEIISQLKRQAFYLGKSLTLSCFKNNHAAIALYRKAELEIVGEDDLFWEFASVKPSSLK, via the coding sequence GTGCGTTTTATTCCATTCAAAATGAGTGAATATCAACATGCTTATCCCTGGTTTCGAGCAGGGTTGTTTGATGTCATTGATCAAGCGCTTGGCTGGGATGAAGAGTTTCAATATGAACGCTTTCACAAAAACTTGCCATGTCACTGGTTCTACTGGGTACGCGATGACACTGAAAATGAAGCGGTAATCTGTTATCACCATGATAAAGAGACTCTTCATTTGCATTTATTAGTGGTGCCAGAAGCGAATCAGAAGCAAGGGATCGGTTTTGAGATAATCAGCCAGTTAAAGCGCCAAGCATTTTATCTAGGAAAGTCGTTAACATTATCTTGTTTTAAAAATAATCACGCAGCGATAGCTCTGTATCGTAAGGCTGAGCTAGAAATTGTAGGAGAAGATGACCTATTTTGGGAATTCGCTTCGGTTAAACCTTCGTCTTTAAAATAG
- a CDS encoding YqaE/Pmp3 family membrane protein — translation MRLLLAILIPWLQFFTIGRPIAGIICLILQLSVIGWVPAAIWSVYALSQYNTDKKINDAFRDHR, via the coding sequence ATGAGATTATTGCTGGCGATTTTAATCCCTTGGCTTCAGTTCTTTACCATTGGTCGTCCAATCGCAGGTATCATCTGCTTAATTTTGCAATTGTCGGTCATTGGTTGGGTCCCCGCAGCAATATGGTCGGTGTATGCCCTGAGCCAATACAACACTGATAAAAAGATCAATGATGCATTTCGCGATCATCGTTGA